In the genome of Streptomyces globosus, one region contains:
- the pgm gene encoding phosphoglucomutase (alpha-D-glucose-1,6-bisphosphate-dependent) yields MPNERAGQLAGPDDLIDVARLVTAYYTLHPDPADPAQRVAFGTSGHRGSSLATAFNEDHIAATSQAICEYRAGQGTDGPLFLGADTHALSEPARATALEVFAANGVTVLLDPADGYTPTPAVSHAVLTHNRGRTSGLADGVVVTPSHNPPADGGFKYNPPHGGPAGSDATGWIQERANELIAGGMKDVLRMPYTRARAASTTAAYDYLGTYVRDLPSVLDLDAVRAAGVRIGADPLGGASVAYWQRIAEEHRLDLTVVNPHTDPAWRFMTLDWDGKIRMDCSSPYAMASLIEGRDRFAIATGNDADADRHGIVTPDGGLMNPNHYLATAIDYLYRHRADWPGTAAVGKTLVSSGMIDRVAADLGRTLVEVPVGFKWFVDGLSAGTLGFGGEESAGASFLRRDGSVWTTDKDGIILALLASEMLAVTGSTPSERYAALAERFGEPAYARIDAPAGREEKAVLARLSPEQVTADTLAGEPVTAVLTHAPGNGAAIGGIKVATENAWFAARPSGTEDVYKIYAESFRGPDHLARVQEEARAVVATALAS; encoded by the coding sequence ATGCCGAACGAACGAGCAGGGCAGCTGGCGGGCCCGGACGACCTGATCGACGTCGCCCGGCTCGTCACCGCGTACTACACCCTGCACCCCGACCCGGCGGACCCCGCCCAGCGCGTTGCCTTCGGCACCTCCGGGCACCGCGGGTCCTCCCTGGCGACCGCTTTCAACGAGGACCACATCGCCGCCACCAGCCAGGCGATCTGCGAGTACCGGGCCGGCCAGGGCACCGACGGGCCGCTCTTCCTCGGCGCCGACACCCACGCCCTCTCCGAGCCCGCCCGGGCGACGGCCCTGGAGGTCTTCGCCGCGAACGGCGTCACCGTCCTCCTCGACCCCGCCGACGGCTACACCCCGACGCCCGCCGTCTCGCACGCCGTCCTCACCCACAACCGCGGCCGGACCTCCGGCCTCGCCGACGGCGTCGTCGTCACCCCCTCCCACAACCCGCCCGCCGACGGCGGGTTCAAGTACAACCCGCCGCACGGCGGACCGGCCGGATCCGACGCCACCGGCTGGATCCAGGAGCGCGCCAACGAGCTGATCGCAGGCGGCATGAAGGACGTCCTGCGGATGCCCTACACCCGCGCCCGGGCCGCCTCCACCACCGCGGCATACGACTACCTCGGCACGTACGTCCGCGACCTGCCCTCCGTACTCGACCTCGACGCGGTCCGCGCCGCCGGCGTCCGGATCGGCGCCGACCCCCTCGGCGGCGCCTCCGTCGCGTACTGGCAGCGCATCGCCGAGGAGCACCGCCTCGACCTCACCGTCGTCAACCCGCACACCGACCCCGCCTGGCGGTTCATGACGCTCGACTGGGACGGGAAGATCCGCATGGACTGCTCGTCCCCGTACGCGATGGCCTCCCTGATCGAGGGCCGCGACCGGTTCGCCATCGCCACCGGCAACGACGCCGACGCCGACCGGCACGGCATCGTCACCCCCGACGGCGGGCTGATGAACCCCAACCACTACCTCGCCACCGCCATCGACTACCTGTACCGCCACCGCGCCGACTGGCCCGGCACGGCGGCCGTCGGCAAGACCCTCGTCTCCTCCGGGATGATCGACCGGGTCGCCGCCGACCTCGGCCGGACACTGGTCGAAGTGCCCGTCGGGTTCAAGTGGTTCGTGGACGGGCTGTCCGCCGGCACCCTCGGCTTCGGCGGCGAGGAGTCCGCGGGCGCCTCCTTCCTGCGGCGCGACGGATCGGTGTGGACCACCGACAAGGACGGCATCATCCTCGCCCTGCTCGCCTCCGAGATGCTCGCCGTCACCGGCAGCACCCCCAGCGAGCGCTACGCCGCCCTGGCGGAACGGTTCGGCGAGCCCGCGTACGCGCGCATCGACGCGCCGGCCGGCCGCGAGGAGAAGGCGGTGCTCGCCCGGCTCTCGCCCGAACAGGTCACCGCCGACACCCTCGCCGGCGAACCCGTCACCGCGGTCCTCACGCACGCCCCCGGCAACGGCGCCGCGATCGGCGGCATCAAGGTCGCCACCGAGAACGCCTGGTTCGCGGCGCGCCCGTCGGGCACCGAGGACGTCTACAAGATCTACGCCGAGTCCTTCCGCGGGCCCGACCACCTGGCCCGCGTCCAGGAGGAGGCCCGCGCGGTCGTCGCCACCGCCCTCGCGTCCTGA
- a CDS encoding organic hydroperoxide resistance protein: MDALYTAVATANGREGRTVSSDGQIDLALAMPPALGGNGQGTNPEQLFAAGYAACFASALGLVGRQAKVDTGEVSVTAETSIGKDATGFGLAVTLRIELPESLAGETGALLVKQAHEVCPYSKATRGNIPVELVVE, from the coding sequence ATGGACGCGCTGTACACCGCCGTCGCCACCGCCAACGGCCGCGAGGGCCGCACCGTCAGCTCGGACGGCCAGATCGACCTCGCGCTCGCCATGCCCCCGGCGCTCGGCGGCAACGGCCAGGGCACCAACCCCGAGCAGCTCTTCGCCGCCGGCTACGCGGCGTGCTTCGCCAGTGCACTCGGCCTCGTCGGCCGGCAGGCCAAGGTCGACACCGGCGAGGTGTCCGTCACCGCGGAGACCTCCATCGGCAAGGACGCCACCGGCTTCGGCCTGGCCGTCACCCTGCGCATCGAACTGCCCGAGTCGCTGGCCGGCGAGACCGGCGCGCTTCTGGTCAAGCAGGCCCACGAGGTCTGCCCCTACTCCAAGGCCACCCGCGGCAACATCCCCGTCGAGCTCGTCGTCGAGTAA
- a CDS encoding MarR family winged helix-turn-helix transcriptional regulator yields MSEQPTDTPGDEDFLRLDSQICFALNAASRAFGSVYRVALKDLGLTYPQYLVMLVLWEDGTTPVKQLGARLRLDSGTLSPLLKRLEAAGLIRRERSTEDERSVHAVLTEAGTGLRARAAEVPRRIAAATGCDLAEIRDLQTRLNRLTTALDAAAAQV; encoded by the coding sequence ATGAGCGAGCAGCCCACCGACACCCCCGGCGACGAGGACTTCCTCCGCCTCGACAGCCAGATCTGCTTCGCGCTGAACGCGGCGAGCCGCGCCTTCGGGAGCGTCTACCGGGTCGCCCTGAAGGACCTCGGCCTGACCTACCCGCAGTACCTGGTCATGCTCGTGCTGTGGGAGGACGGCACGACCCCCGTCAAGCAGCTCGGCGCCCGCCTGCGGCTCGACTCGGGCACCCTCTCCCCGCTCCTGAAGCGCCTGGAGGCGGCCGGGCTGATCCGCCGCGAGCGCAGCACCGAGGACGAGCGCTCGGTGCACGCCGTCCTCACCGAGGCCGGCACCGGGCTGCGCGCCCGGGCGGCGGAGGTCCCGCGGCGGATCGCCGCCGCCACCGGCTGCGACCTCGCCGAGATCCGCGACCTCCAGACCCGCCTGAACCGCCTGACGACCGCCCTCGACGCCGCCGCCGCACAGGTCTGA
- a CDS encoding VOC family protein — protein MVHVLGSRVLLTPTDPERSRAFYGGVLGLAVYREFGTGPDRGTVYFLGGGFLEVSGRSAAPPAPGLRLWLQVADAQAAYEELRERGAEVLRPPVREPWGLVEMWIADPDGVRIAVVEVPEDHPLRYRP, from the coding sequence ATGGTGCACGTACTGGGCAGCAGGGTCCTGCTCACCCCCACGGATCCGGAGCGCTCGCGCGCCTTCTACGGCGGCGTCCTGGGGCTGGCGGTCTACCGCGAGTTCGGCACGGGGCCCGACCGGGGCACCGTCTATTTCCTCGGCGGCGGCTTCCTGGAGGTCTCCGGCCGGTCGGCCGCGCCCCCGGCGCCCGGGCTGCGGCTCTGGCTCCAGGTCGCCGACGCGCAGGCCGCGTACGAGGAGTTGCGCGAGCGGGGTGCCGAGGTGCTGCGGCCGCCCGTGCGGGAGCCGTGGGGGCTGGTCGAGATGTGGATCGCCGACCCGGACGGGGTCCGGATCGCGGTCGTCGAGGTGCCCGAGGACCATCCGCTGCGCTACCGCCCGTAG
- a CDS encoding DUF1259 domain-containing protein, whose product MTRDRRPGGEAPAGTSRRRLLTAAALAPVLAGAGAATGTAAAAVPGTASAPAARTPIEPVPTTDADWLGVAAALGRPGRLMSGLVYRVAFPRRDLTVVSQGVTIHPGLALSSYAAFTPYADGMTVVRGDLVVVEAELQRATDALHANGFGQTAIHKHLLAHEPDVWWTHFHAMGHDAVEAARGLRAVLAATGTPPAAPPAAVPPLDLDTAAMDAALGAAGTNDGGIYKYTFGRRETVTDEHRIVPAATGMATVLAFQPLGGGRAAVNGDFVMTAEEVHHVLPALRRGGLSVIELHNHGLMDEPRLFYTHFWGVDDAAALARGLRHAVDATNTAPPARR is encoded by the coding sequence ATGACCCGAGACCGACGGCCCGGCGGGGAAGCCCCCGCCGGCACATCCAGGCGCCGGCTGCTGACCGCGGCAGCGCTCGCACCCGTACTCGCCGGAGCCGGGGCGGCCACCGGCACCGCAGCCGCCGCCGTCCCCGGCACCGCGTCCGCGCCCGCCGCCCGGACCCCGATCGAGCCGGTGCCCACCACCGACGCCGACTGGCTGGGCGTCGCGGCCGCCCTGGGGCGCCCCGGACGCCTCATGTCCGGCCTCGTCTACCGGGTCGCCTTCCCGCGCCGCGACCTGACCGTCGTCTCCCAGGGCGTCACCATCCACCCCGGGCTGGCACTCAGCTCGTACGCCGCCTTCACCCCGTACGCCGACGGGATGACCGTGGTGCGCGGCGACCTCGTCGTCGTCGAGGCGGAGCTCCAGCGCGCCACCGACGCCCTGCACGCGAACGGATTCGGCCAGACCGCCATCCACAAGCACCTGCTCGCCCACGAACCCGACGTGTGGTGGACCCACTTCCACGCGATGGGGCACGACGCCGTCGAGGCGGCCCGCGGACTGCGGGCGGTCCTCGCCGCCACAGGCACCCCGCCCGCGGCCCCGCCCGCCGCCGTGCCGCCCCTCGACCTGGACACCGCCGCCATGGACGCCGCCCTCGGCGCCGCAGGCACCAACGACGGCGGCATCTACAAGTACACCTTCGGCCGCCGCGAGACCGTCACCGACGAGCACCGCATCGTGCCCGCAGCCACCGGCATGGCCACCGTCCTCGCCTTCCAGCCCCTCGGCGGCGGGCGGGCCGCCGTGAACGGCGACTTCGTGATGACCGCCGAGGAGGTCCACCACGTCCTCCCCGCCCTGCGCCGCGGCGGCCTGTCCGTCATCGAGCTGCACAACCACGGCCTGATGGACGAACCCCGCCTCTTCTACACCCACTTCTGGGGCGTGGACGACGCGGCCGCCCTCGCGCGGGGCCTGCGCCACGCCGTCGACGCCACCAACACCGCCCCGCCCGCCCGGCGCTGA
- a CDS encoding M20 family metallopeptidase translates to MTMHKTGRVSVDAMLEDLRTLVEVESPSRDVEALAASAKAVAGVLEGRLGGQAVLVDSEAGPHVHWSGGGEPRVLVLGHHDTVFPLGTLERRPFAVGGGRVTGPGVFDMLGGLVQAVHGIACLGDPSGVEILVTADEEVGSHTSRALIEERAQACGAVLVVEGAADGGALKTGRKGCGSFHVCIAGRASHAGLEPAAGVNALVEAAHQVLDIAALGRPEVGTTVTPTVASAGTLDNVVPAEASIVVDVRVETADEKERIESAFAALAPHLAEAEITVSGAVGRPPMPEAASAGLFALAKELLPSLEGRAVGGSSDGNFTAALGVPTLDGLGAVGGGAHADHEYVLVDTMAERAELVAGLVRAIREQPRPAAR, encoded by the coding sequence ATGACGATGCACAAGACCGGCCGTGTGAGTGTCGACGCGATGCTCGAAGACCTCAGGACCCTCGTCGAAGTCGAGTCCCCGTCGCGGGACGTGGAGGCGCTGGCCGCGTCGGCGAAGGCGGTCGCGGGGGTCCTGGAGGGGCGGCTCGGCGGGCAGGCCGTCCTGGTCGACAGCGAGGCCGGTCCGCACGTCCACTGGTCGGGCGGCGGGGAGCCGCGCGTGCTGGTCCTCGGCCACCACGACACGGTGTTCCCGCTGGGCACCCTGGAGCGGCGGCCGTTCGCCGTCGGGGGCGGGCGGGTGACCGGGCCGGGCGTGTTCGACATGCTCGGCGGGCTCGTCCAGGCGGTGCACGGCATCGCGTGCCTCGGCGACCCGTCGGGCGTGGAGATCCTGGTGACCGCTGACGAGGAGGTCGGCTCGCACACCTCGCGGGCGCTGATCGAGGAGCGGGCGCAGGCCTGCGGCGCCGTCCTCGTGGTGGAGGGCGCCGCCGACGGCGGGGCGCTGAAGACCGGCCGGAAGGGCTGCGGGTCCTTCCACGTCTGCATCGCCGGCCGCGCCTCGCACGCCGGGCTCGAACCGGCCGCCGGGGTCAACGCCCTCGTGGAGGCGGCTCACCAGGTGCTGGACATCGCCGCGCTCGGCCGACCGGAGGTCGGCACCACCGTCACCCCGACCGTCGCGTCCGCCGGAACGCTGGACAACGTCGTCCCGGCGGAGGCGAGCATCGTGGTGGACGTCCGGGTGGAGACGGCGGACGAGAAGGAGCGCATCGAGTCCGCTTTCGCCGCCCTCGCCCCGCACCTGGCGGAGGCCGAGATCACGGTGAGCGGCGCCGTCGGCCGGCCGCCGATGCCCGAGGCGGCTTCGGCCGGGCTGTTCGCCCTGGCGAAGGAGCTGCTGCCGTCGCTGGAGGGCAGGGCCGTCGGCGGCAGCAGCGACGGCAACTTCACGGCCGCACTCGGCGTGCCCACCCTCGACGGCCTCGGCGCGGTCGGCGGCGGCGCCCACGCCGACCACGAGTACGTGCTGGTCGACACCATGGCGGAGCGCGCCGAGCTGGTCGCGGGCCTGGTACGCGCGATCCGGGAGCAGCCGCGGCCTGCGGCCCGGTAG
- a CDS encoding L-threonylcarbamoyladenylate synthase, whose protein sequence is MAKYFDVHPDNPQQRTISGVADSIRSGALVAYPTDSCYALGCQLGNRDGLARIRSIRRLDDRHHFTLVCRDFAQLGQLVNIGNDVFRAIKAATPGSYTFILPATREVPRQLLHPKKKTVGVRIPDHTVTQALLAELGEPLLSSTLLLPDESEPLTIGWEIKERLEHSVDIVVDSGDCGTEPTTVVDFSGGAPEVVRRGAGDPSRFE, encoded by the coding sequence ATGGCGAAGTACTTCGACGTCCACCCCGACAACCCGCAGCAGCGCACGATCAGCGGCGTCGCGGACAGCATCCGCTCCGGGGCGCTGGTGGCGTACCCCACCGACTCCTGCTACGCGCTGGGCTGCCAGCTCGGCAACCGGGACGGCCTGGCCCGGATCCGGTCCATCCGCCGCCTCGACGACCGGCACCACTTCACGCTGGTGTGCCGGGACTTCGCCCAGCTGGGGCAGCTCGTCAACATCGGCAACGATGTCTTCCGCGCCATCAAGGCGGCGACGCCCGGCAGTTACACCTTCATCCTCCCGGCGACGCGGGAGGTGCCGCGGCAGCTGCTGCACCCGAAGAAGAAGACCGTCGGCGTGCGCATCCCCGACCACACCGTCACCCAGGCGCTCCTCGCCGAGCTGGGCGAACCGCTGCTGTCCAGCACCCTGCTGCTGCCCGACGAGAGCGAACCGCTCACCATCGGCTGGGAGATCAAGGAGCGGCTGGAGCACTCCGTGGACATCGTCGTGGACTCGGGCGACTGCGGGACGGAGCCGACGACGGTCGTCGACTTCTCCGGCGGCGCCCCCGAGGTCGTCCGCCGCGGCGCCGGGGACCCGTCCCGGTTCGAGTGA
- a CDS encoding DUF6296 family protein codes for MSSQRFELVFSEEAGGLEDVVVVTATGLSGPGGHPVYEDPTGIVRAEISDRGEVRVLASGGGQSPARVVRARPVE; via the coding sequence ATGAGTTCCCAGCGCTTCGAGCTGGTTTTTTCCGAGGAAGCGGGCGGCCTGGAGGACGTCGTGGTCGTCACCGCGACCGGCCTGTCGGGCCCCGGCGGGCACCCGGTGTACGAGGACCCGACCGGCATCGTCCGCGCCGAGATCAGCGACCGCGGTGAGGTCCGCGTCCTGGCCTCCGGCGGCGGGCAGAGCCCGGCACGCGTGGTCCGGGCCCGGCCGGTGGAGTGA
- a CDS encoding bifunctional serine/threonine-protein kinase/ABC transporter substrate-binding protein, protein MERLHPADPSRIGGHRLLGRLGAGGMGVVYLGRSDDGGLAAVKVIRAELAGEDDFRARFRREAAIAARVDSPWAVRVTGADPDAAEPWLATAFVPGPSLAEAVSAHGPLPLRAVRLLGKALAGALGVMHGQGLVHRDVKPANVLLGMDGPRLIDFGIARGGEHTALTSTDVVVGTPGFLSPEQARGLPAEPAGDVFSLGCLLAYAATGRLPFGTGAAEAVLYRTVHDEPEFGPEVLADPELAGLLRRALAKHPGERPTAREVDAALTEDAPGAGTGWLPDPVVAVIAERAAALLALPGIEETAADAARGGADAGTGAGGGRGPTRRRLLAFGAAGALAVAGGGAAAWLSLRGGGDSGGAGGRRWLLGVHADLSGPHKAAGLAQERGVRLAVADFNSRARRPFTLGVVTADDGGAADRSAAAAAELVGNRDVLAVVGPTANASVMACLEPYGEAALPLLSVSALGTSFGVADRRSFFQNSALSLGQGSAVGLQLVRGQGARRLGLLCDRDGDAEGWQAVLLLSRTLGSADPAATVYARVVPRGAQALPEVVADMLAHGVDGFFYTGTAAGAAKTAGLLAEAGFRGPRAADYGIAGPEFLAQAGAAAEGWQFLTPYTGPEAPRAAQLAKAHRDAYGEAPGIWTVEAYDTAAQVAGRLAAAAAARGGARPTRAELLAALPGGTYQGLAKEYAYDAQRQVKGNIYFLHRVEGGRIRFVGPAVREPAG, encoded by the coding sequence ATGGAGCGGCTCCACCCCGCGGACCCGTCCCGGATCGGCGGGCACCGCCTGCTGGGGCGGCTCGGCGCGGGCGGCATGGGCGTCGTCTACCTCGGCCGCTCGGACGACGGGGGGCTCGCCGCGGTCAAGGTGATCCGGGCAGAGCTCGCCGGCGAGGACGACTTCCGTGCCCGGTTCCGCCGTGAGGCGGCCATCGCCGCCCGCGTGGACAGCCCCTGGGCGGTGCGGGTCACCGGCGCCGACCCGGACGCGGCCGAGCCGTGGCTGGCCACCGCGTTCGTCCCCGGACCCTCGCTGGCGGAGGCCGTCTCCGCGCACGGCCCGCTCCCGCTGCGGGCCGTACGGCTCCTCGGGAAGGCGCTGGCGGGGGCGCTCGGGGTGATGCACGGGCAGGGCCTGGTCCACCGGGACGTGAAGCCGGCGAACGTGCTGCTCGGCATGGACGGCCCGCGGCTGATCGACTTCGGGATCGCACGCGGCGGCGAGCACACCGCTCTGACCTCCACGGACGTGGTCGTCGGCACTCCGGGGTTCCTCTCCCCCGAGCAGGCCAGGGGGCTGCCCGCCGAGCCCGCCGGGGACGTGTTCTCCCTGGGCTGCCTGCTCGCGTACGCGGCCACGGGGCGGCTGCCGTTCGGGACGGGCGCGGCGGAGGCGGTCTTGTACCGCACCGTCCACGACGAGCCGGAGTTCGGGCCGGAGGTCCTCGCGGACCCGGAGCTGGCCGGGCTGCTGCGCAGGGCCCTCGCCAAGCACCCCGGGGAGCGGCCCACGGCCCGTGAGGTGGACGCGGCGCTGACCGAGGACGCGCCGGGGGCGGGCACGGGGTGGCTGCCCGACCCGGTCGTGGCGGTGATCGCCGAGCGGGCGGCCGCGCTGCTGGCCCTGCCGGGGATCGAGGAGACCGCCGCCGACGCGGCCCGGGGCGGCGCGGATGCCGGCACCGGGGCCGGCGGCGGGCGCGGCCCGACGCGGCGGCGGCTGCTGGCCTTCGGCGCGGCGGGCGCCCTGGCCGTGGCCGGCGGCGGGGCCGCCGCCTGGCTGTCGCTGCGGGGCGGCGGGGACTCCGGCGGGGCGGGCGGGCGGCGGTGGCTGCTCGGGGTGCACGCGGACCTGTCGGGGCCGCACAAGGCGGCCGGGCTGGCCCAGGAGCGCGGGGTGCGGCTGGCCGTCGCCGACTTCAACTCCCGTGCCCGGCGGCCGTTCACGCTGGGCGTGGTCACCGCGGACGACGGCGGTGCCGCCGACCGGAGCGCCGCCGCCGCGGCCGAGCTGGTCGGCAACCGGGACGTCCTCGCGGTGGTCGGTCCGACCGCCAACGCCTCGGTGATGGCCTGTCTGGAGCCCTACGGGGAGGCCGCGCTGCCCCTGCTGTCCGTGTCGGCGCTGGGCACCTCGTTCGGGGTGGCGGACCGGCGGAGCTTCTTCCAGAACTCCGCGCTGTCCCTCGGCCAGGGCTCGGCCGTCGGCCTGCAGCTCGTACGGGGGCAGGGGGCGCGGCGCCTGGGCCTGCTGTGCGACCGCGACGGCGACGCCGAGGGGTGGCAGGCGGTGCTGCTGCTCAGCCGCACCCTGGGCTCCGCCGACCCGGCGGCGACGGTGTACGCGCGGGTCGTGCCGCGGGGGGCGCAGGCCCTGCCGGAGGTCGTCGCCGACATGCTGGCGCACGGCGTCGACGGGTTCTTCTACACGGGCACTGCGGCGGGGGCGGCGAAGACGGCGGGGCTGCTGGCCGAGGCCGGGTTCCGCGGGCCGCGGGCCGCGGACTACGGGATCGCGGGCCCGGAGTTCCTCGCGCAGGCGGGGGCGGCCGCCGAGGGCTGGCAGTTCCTCACCCCGTACACCGGCCCGGAGGCGCCGCGGGCCGCGCAGCTCGCCAAGGCGCACCGGGACGCGTACGGGGAGGCGCCCGGCATCTGGACGGTCGAGGCGTACGACACGGCCGCCCAGGTCGCCGGCCGGCTGGCCGCGGCCGCGGCCGCGCGGGGCGGCGCCCGCCCGACCCGGGCGGAGCTGCTGGCGGCCCTGCCCGGCGGCACGTACCAGGGCCTTGCGAAGGAGTACGCGTACGACGCGCAGCGGCAGGTGAAGGGGAACATCTACTTCCTGCACCGGGTGGAGGGCGGCCGGATCCGGTTCGTGGGGCCTGCCGTCCGCGAGCCGGCGGGGTAG
- a CDS encoding bifunctional serine/threonine-protein kinase/ABC transporter substrate-binding protein gives MRPLLPADPASVGGHRLLGRLGSGGMGTVYLGRSPAGVLLAVKVIRADHASDPAFRARFRREAQAAAGLSGRWVVPVVAADPEAREPWLATPFVPGPSLSEAVGAYGPLPAGSVRTLGVRLAEALRQVHEAGLVHRDVKPGNILLAPDGPRLIDFGIARAVGATTLTAADAVVGTPGYLPPEQARSDAGAPGPAGDVFSLGCVLVFAATGRGPFGGGHAAAVVFRTVHDEPVLDGVPEELREAVGACLAKDPAGRPLPQRLRELLGGGAEPAGGEGGGGADWLPPLPRLIAERSTRALELPAPEPTRLDGPQAPPGAPGPGGGPLTRRRLLAVGGAAAAAAVPPAWLAARGRGPGGAAAARGAAAGPVFTVALQADLSGPGKAEGEAHERGLRLAADRHNARGGAPFRLAVRAADDGGDPARAAQVIGQLVADPSVVAVVGPTAQAAVPALAAACLAADLLLLPVSVHSGSAAQSDWRTVCDTRGKPEDISLPVLHYLSRVRPVSHTAVVEQEGAAETDWELTRMLRHTPPSQGTVSVHRIPGAAGGADLAGVVDGMLRAGAQAAVFAGTSAGVAGRFARALAGAGFAGPRMATGRVMAPAFLEAAGGAAEDWLFGAFFTEPSAVPAAADFTAAHQAAYGAPPARWAAEAHDALGLVAAALAGLGAEGRDRPGLSRRIFRTSYEGLAKPLAFDATTRMLAGLRVAHLYRVRSGAFAYLGPYADVTAAA, from the coding sequence GTGCGCCCGCTCCTGCCTGCCGATCCGGCGTCGGTCGGCGGGCACCGGCTCCTCGGACGGCTCGGTTCCGGCGGGATGGGCACCGTGTACCTGGGCCGGTCCCCGGCGGGTGTCCTGCTCGCGGTGAAGGTGATCCGGGCCGACCATGCCTCGGATCCGGCGTTCCGGGCCCGGTTCCGGCGGGAGGCGCAGGCCGCGGCGGGGCTGTCCGGGCGGTGGGTGGTGCCGGTGGTCGCCGCGGATCCGGAGGCCCGCGAGCCGTGGCTGGCCACGCCGTTCGTCCCCGGGCCGTCGCTGTCCGAGGCGGTGGGCGCGTACGGGCCCCTGCCGGCGGGGAGCGTGCGGACTCTGGGGGTGCGGCTGGCCGAGGCCCTCCGGCAGGTGCACGAGGCGGGGCTGGTGCACCGTGACGTGAAGCCGGGGAACATCCTGCTCGCGCCGGACGGGCCGCGGCTGATCGACTTCGGGATCGCGCGGGCGGTCGGGGCGACGACGCTGACGGCGGCCGACGCTGTCGTCGGGACACCGGGCTACCTGCCGCCGGAGCAGGCGCGGTCGGATGCGGGGGCGCCGGGGCCGGCGGGCGACGTGTTCTCCCTCGGCTGCGTCCTGGTGTTCGCGGCGACCGGGCGGGGGCCGTTCGGCGGCGGGCACGCCGCCGCCGTCGTCTTCCGCACGGTGCACGACGAGCCGGTGCTGGACGGGGTCCCGGAGGAGCTGCGGGAGGCCGTCGGGGCGTGCCTGGCGAAGGACCCGGCCGGACGGCCGCTCCCGCAGCGGCTGCGGGAGCTCCTCGGCGGCGGCGCGGAGCCGGCCGGCGGGGAGGGCGGGGGCGGCGCGGACTGGCTGCCGCCGCTGCCGCGGCTGATCGCCGAACGCTCCACCCGCGCCCTGGAGCTGCCCGCCCCCGAGCCCACCCGCCTCGACGGGCCGCAGGCGCCTCCCGGGGCGCCGGGGCCGGGCGGGGGCCCGCTGACCCGGCGGCGCCTCCTGGCGGTCGGCGGGGCGGCGGCCGCGGCGGCGGTTCCGCCGGCGTGGCTGGCCGCCCGCGGACGAGGACCGGGCGGGGCGGCCGCCGCGCGCGGGGCGGCGGCCGGGCCGGTGTTCACCGTCGCCCTCCAGGCGGACCTGTCGGGGCCGGGGAAGGCCGAGGGGGAGGCGCACGAGCGGGGCCTGCGGCTGGCCGCGGACCGGCACAACGCGCGCGGCGGCGCCCCGTTCCGGCTGGCCGTCCGCGCCGCGGACGACGGCGGCGACCCCGCGCGGGCCGCGCAGGTGATCGGGCAGCTGGTGGCGGACCCGTCGGTGGTCGCGGTCGTCGGCCCCACCGCGCAGGCCGCCGTGCCCGCCCTGGCCGCCGCCTGCCTGGCCGCGGACCTGCTGCTGCTGCCGGTGTCCGTCCACAGCGGGTCGGCGGCGCAGTCCGACTGGCGGACGGTGTGCGACACGCGCGGGAAGCCGGAGGACATCTCCCTGCCGGTGCTGCACTACCTGTCGCGGGTGCGTCCCGTCTCGCACACCGCGGTGGTCGAGCAGGAGGGCGCGGCGGAGACGGACTGGGAGCTGACCCGCATGCTGCGGCACACGCCCCCGTCGCAGGGCACGGTGAGCGTCCACCGGATCCCCGGCGCGGCGGGCGGCGCCGACCTGGCGGGGGTCGTGGACGGGATGCTGCGGGCCGGGGCGCAGGCCGCGGTGTTCGCGGGGACGTCCGCGGGGGTCGCGGGCCGGTTCGCGCGGGCGCTGGCCGGCGCCGGGTTCGCGGGCCCGCGGATGGCGACGGGCCGCGTGATGGCCCCCGCCTTCCTGGAGGCGGCCGGCGGGGCGGCGGAGGACTGGCTGTTCGGCGCGTTCTTCACGGAGCCGTCGGCGGTGCCCGCCGCGGCGGACTTCACCGCCGCGCACCAGGCGGCGTACGGGGCGCCGCCGGCCCGGTGGGCCGCCGAGGCCCACGACGCGCTCGGCCTGGTCGCGGCCGCCCTGGCCGGGCTGGGCGCGGAGGGCCGCGACCGGCCGGGGCTGTCGCGGCGGATCTTCCGCACGTCCTACGAGGGGCTGGCCAAGCCGCTGGCGTTCGACGCGACGACGCGGATGCTGGCCGGGCTGCGCGTCGCGCACCTGTACCGGGTCCGGTCGGGCGCCTTCGCGTACCTGGGCCCGTACGCGGACGTGACGGCGGCGGCGTGA